One Capsicum annuum cultivar UCD-10X-F1 chromosome 2, UCD10Xv1.1, whole genome shotgun sequence genomic window carries:
- the LOC107858996 gene encoding protein POLAR LOCALIZATION DURING ASYMMETRIC DIVISION AND REDISTRIBUTION, giving the protein MGSNDDYCSISIITARACNEIRKRGSQTTCSQSFTTCISPRWIFSRFFETGDRNKAKKKKKKREKDLALEDPGEKKADSMNLGIGFGLIYLFNATKNELNKIVEIRREMEILLHNSNMEFQNQRRMRSNVCGASNSRTKISHYDSDCVEQFACSSDIEEESEITCSHDHPLNCKLKKRNERNLEMNQLEAELEVELERLQFHLDSDVMLKYPTQQDLEITDGYSSEEGSLSTRFAEVDKPSCCITSLENCGVPAEELRRKLHELLQERQEERIKELESALESTMQQLAEKEEEVCWWRDTAKVISQHAPSRRSLTKLG; this is encoded by the exons ATGGGAAGTAATGATGATTATTGCAGCATTTCGATTATCACAGCTAGAGCTTGTAatgagattaggaaaagaggatCACAAACTACGTGTAGTCAGAGTTTTACTACATGTATATCGCCTAGGTGGATTTTTTCGCGCTTTTTTGAAACTGGAGATAGAAATAAggcgaagaagaagaagaagaagagggagaaggATTTAGCATTAGAAGATCCAG GAGAGAAGAAAGCGGACTCGATGAACCTAGGCATTGGATTTGGTCTTATTTATCTGTTTAATGCAACCAAAAATGAACTCAACAAGATCGTTGAGATTCGCAGAGAAATGGAAATCTTGCTTCATAATTCCAATATGGAAttccaaaaccaaagaagaaTGAGAAGTAATGTGTGTGGTGCATCCAATTCAAGAACCAAAATCTCACACTATGATTCAGATTGTGTTGAACAATTCGCATGCTCAAGTGATATAGAAGAAGAATCAGAAATTACTTGCAGCCATGATCATCCTTTGAACtgcaaattaaagaaaagaaatgaaaggAATTTGGAAATGAACCAACTTGAAGCTGAACTTGAAGTTGAATTAGAACGTTTGCAGTTCCATTTGGACTCAGACGTTATGTTGAAATATCCAACACAACAAGATCTCGAG ATTACGGATGGATATAGCTCGGAGGAAGGAAGCCTTAGTACAAGGTTTGCAGAAGTCGATAAGCCTAGTTGCTGCATAACATCACTAGAAAACTGTGGAGTTCCGGCAGAAGAATTAAGGAGGAAGCTGCACGAGCTTCTGCAAGAAAGGCAAGAAGAAAGGATCAAAGAACTGGAGTCAGCTTTAGAATCCACCATGCAACAACTtgcagaaaaagaagaagaggtcTGTTGGTGGAGAGATACTGCCAAGGTCATTTCTCAACATGCTCCAAGTCGCCGATCACTTACTAAGTTGGGTTAA
- the LOC107858994 gene encoding mediator of RNA polymerase II transcription subunit 9 isoform X1 — MDHFGGGSWTMIPNIQSQSNPSTPNNQDHLFLQQQQFQQQQFNQPQLYQQQQQQQQQQQRYQQHIQQQQMQQQQMQQHQMQQQQQQHQQQQQQQQQHHQSLASHFHLLQLVENLADTIENGNRDQHSDALVTELKNQFEKCQQLLISISGSISSRSMTVEGQKRKKAECEQLLNQRRDLISKYKGSVEDIIKSEL; from the exons ATGGACCACTTTGGAGGAGGGAGTTGGacgatgatccccaacatccaaAGTCAGAGCAATCCATCCACCCCCAACAATCAAGACCATTTATTTCTTCAGCAACAGCAATTTCAACAACAACAGTTCAATCAACCGCAGCTCTatcagcagcagcaacaacagcagcagcagcagcaacgCTATCAACagcatatacaacaacaacaaatgcaGCAACAGCAGATGCAGCAGCACCAGATGCAACAGCAACAGCAGCAGcaccagcaacaacaacaacaacagcagcagCACCACCAATCACTTGCCTCTCACTTCCATCTTCTACAA TTGGTGGAGAATTTAGCTGATACTATTGAAAATGGAAATCGAGATCAGCACTCAGATGCATTG GTAACTGAATTGAAAAATCAGTTCGAGAAGTGCCAACAGCTGTTGATATCAATATCAGGGTCTATTAGCTCAAGATCTATG ACAGTTGAGGGACAAAAACGCAAAAAGGCAGAGTGCGAACAATTGCTAAATCAGCGAAG GGATCTTATTTCGAAGTACAAAGGCTCGGTTGAGGATATTATTAAATCTGAACTGTAG
- the LOC107858995 gene encoding uncharacterized protein LOC107858995 — MAQIQKEKYVRARDDPYFDGMRRGETAVINKRSGLDIPRKVTRNDITRSASDVGSRGKKKTSVRLSENDVYNDRRSPNSASKRIHEPLGRSLSVRWSAASELNSSPVGSPRSGLKVDLHDVDESPVQSSPKSSEAKGEYHSPGGLALTAYERSYSVTKKSRAISDIPLPPSAALFYCGNSLQMEVLGSCQGIQRLNMFLKARRDDVSAGVPSRFLHAVIGPNCCDVGSVASTIMYAFYLNETLHDDHLCTVPVINMKRSDVDSHAELRWLLDSCFIDQSSLIFVDEIDLSYYELYGSLKLVLVNCSKLPANQEALKDAVVEIFNCREEDTHYSSSAAVTVGKEASCCALIAHKFVLYSPEILADQGFSRLLLAGILVDTGNLKNPQTTTKDKYTTTLLINGAGRFGCNGLYEILRYKMHDAADPRAGEVFRKDSKRLLKSDAAHDPTMGEVLQKDIKKLSKSDAADPIVGEVLQKDVKKLAKSDAAEPVVGDVLKEEVKKLSKPDEADQGAEEVLQKDVKKLSKFDTAERKLGKLLQKDDINLSKSDVADPRAGEVLWKDIKRLSKSGKPAGAGSRMGNSNIGMSSVGIPIRELLTHHSTSAEYIRSFQQQEKFRILLIVSGYYDVEKNFKREILVSAESVELMKSLLHFISSYTNVLPLKALRQSGLAAEMRVFEIEKIVSRKTIEKLLEEFNEIAE; from the exons ATGGCGCAAATTCAGAAg GAAAAATATGTACGTGCCAGAGATGACCCTTATTTCGATGGAATGCGAAGAGGTGAGACAGCAGTTATCAACAAAAGAAGTGGTTTAGACATCCCTAGAAAAGTCACTAGGAATGACATAACGAGGTCAGCCTCTGATGTTGGGAGCCGAGGAAAGAAAAAGACTAGTGTGAGATTATCTGAAAATGATGTTTATAATGATAGACGTTCTCCTAATTCAGCTTCGAAAAGGATACATGAACCTCTTGGTCGGTCATTATCTGTGAGGTGGTCAGCAGCATCCGAATTGAATTCCTCTCCAGTGGGAAGTCCTCGGTCTGGTTTGAAGGTTGATCTGCATGATGTAGACGAGTCTCCAGTGCAGTCTAGTCCAAAATCATCTGAAGCAAAGGGAGAGTACCACTCACCTGGTGGCTTGGCTTTGACTGCCTATGAAAGATCTTACAgtgtgaccaagaaaagtagagCTATATCCGACATTCCACTCCCTCCATCTGCAGCATTGTTCTACTGTGGAAATTCACTGCAGATGGAAGTCCTTGGGTCATGTCAAGGAATTCAAAGGCTGAATATGTTTCTAAAGGCAAGAAGAGATGATGTTAGTGCAGGAGTACCGTCAAGATTCTTGCATGCGGTGATTGGACCGAACTGCTGCG ATGTTGGATCTGTTGCTTCAACCATAATGTATGCTTTTTACTTGAATGAAACATTACATGATGACCATTTATGCACTGTACCTGTCATCAACATGAAAAGGTCGGATGTTGATTCTCATGCTGAGCTCAGATGGCTACTAGATTCTTGCTTTATTGATCAATCTTCCTTAATTTTCGTTGATGAG ATTGACCTGTCCTATTATGAACTATATGGGAGTCTTAAACTTGTTTTAGTCAATTGTAGCAAGCTTCCAGCTAACCAAGAG GCATTAAAGGATGCAGTGGTTGAAATTTTCAATTGCAGAGAG GAAGATACACATTATTCTTCAAGTGCTGCTGTCACTGTTGGGAAG GAGGCATCATGCTGCGCACTTATTGCTCACAAGTTTGTACTATATTCACCAGAGATACTGGCGGATCAAGGTTTCAGTCGACTTCTG CTGGCAGGTATACTCGTGGATACTGGAAATTTGAAAAACCCACAGACTACAACAAAGGATAAGTACACGACCACCTTGTTGATAAATGGAGCAGGTCGATTTGGATGTAACGGTCTTTATGAAATTT TGAGATACAAAATGCATGATGCAGCTGACCCTAGAGCAGGAGAAGTTTTTCGAAAAGATAGTAAAAGATTGCTAAAATCGGATGCAGCTCATGATCCCACAATGGGAGAAGTTttacaaaaagatattaaaaaattgtcaaaatcgGATGCAGCTGACCCCATAGTAGGAGAAGTTTtacaaaaagatgttaaaaaATTGGCAAAATCGGATGCAGCTGAACCCGTAGTAGGAGATGTTTTAAAGGAGGAAGTCAAGAAATTGTCAAAACCAGATGAAGCTGATCAAGGAGCGGAGGAAGTTTTGCAAAAAGATGTCAAAAAATTGTCAAAGTTTGATACAGCTGAGCGTAAACTGGGAAAACTTTTACAAAAAGATGATATAAATTTGTCAAAATCGGATGTAGCCGACCCCAGAGCAGGAGAAGTTTTATGGAAAGATATTAAAAGATTGTCAAAATCGG GGAAACCTGCTGGTGCAGGATCAAGAATGGGGAATTCAAATATTGGAATGAGTTCAGTCGGAATACCTATAAGAGAGCTCTTAACACATCACTCTACTTCAGCTGAATACATAAGAAGTTTCCAGC AACAGGAGAAATTTCGCATCCTCTTGATTGTTTCAGGGTATTATGATGTGGAGAAGAACTTCAAG AGGGAGATTCTAGTCTCAGCTGAATCTGTCGAGCTTATGAAAAGCCTGCTCCATTTTATCTCCTCCTACACGAATGTGCTTCCACTCAAAGCTTTGCGCCAATCAG GTCTAGCTGCTGAGATGAGGGTGTTCGAGATAGAAAAAATTGTATCAAGAAAAACGATTGAGAAACTTCTGGAAGAATTCAATGAGATAGCGGAATAA
- the LOC107858994 gene encoding mediator of RNA polymerase II transcription subunit 9 isoform X2 gives MDHFGGGSWTMIPNIQSQSNPSTPNNQDHLFLQQQQFQQQQFNQPQLYQQQQQQQQQQQQQQQHQQQQQQQQQHHQSLASHFHLLQLVENLADTIENGNRDQHSDALVTELKNQFEKCQQLLISISGSISSRSMTVEGQKRKKAECEQLLNQRRDLISKYKGSVEDIIKSEL, from the exons ATGGACCACTTTGGAGGAGGGAGTTGGacgatgatccccaacatccaaAGTCAGAGCAATCCATCCACCCCCAACAATCAAGACCATTTATTTCTTCAGCAACAGCAATTTCAACAACAACAGTTCAATCAACCGCAGCTCTatcagcagcagcaacaacagcagcagcagcagcaa CAACAGCAGCAGcaccagcaacaacaacaacaacagcagcagCACCACCAATCACTTGCCTCTCACTTCCATCTTCTACAA TTGGTGGAGAATTTAGCTGATACTATTGAAAATGGAAATCGAGATCAGCACTCAGATGCATTG GTAACTGAATTGAAAAATCAGTTCGAGAAGTGCCAACAGCTGTTGATATCAATATCAGGGTCTATTAGCTCAAGATCTATG ACAGTTGAGGGACAAAAACGCAAAAAGGCAGAGTGCGAACAATTGCTAAATCAGCGAAG GGATCTTATTTCGAAGTACAAAGGCTCGGTTGAGGATATTATTAAATCTGAACTGTAG